A stretch of DNA from Methylogaea oryzae:
GCACCAAACCGCCGACTTTGTCGTTCACCACGTTCATCATGATGGTGCGCCGTTGACTGACCACGTCGTCGCCCAGGTAACGCTCCAGCGACGGCAAGCGGCTTTTGCCCAGCAGGGCGGGATCGTGCTTGATCTTGGCTAGCAAGGCTTGCTTGGCGGAAATGGGGAAAATGGCCTTTTCATCGACTTCCAGAATTTTGGCGGTGCTGTCCACCTGTTTGTGGATGGTGCGCTCCAGGGCGGTTTCGTCCTGCAGCTCGTCCCACATGGCGTCGATCTTGTTGAGCACCACGGCCAAGCCCCGGCTGCGGCTGGCGCCGAAGCCGCGCACGTGGTTCTGCCACATGTCCATATCGCTTTTGGTGACGCCCGTATCGGCGGCGAGCACGAAGACGACGGCCTGCGCGCTGGGCAGCATGCTCAGGGTCAGTTCCGGCTCGCTGCCCAGGGCGTTGAGGCCGGGGGTGTCGAGGATGGTCAGGCCTTCCTGCAGCAAGGGGTGGGGGAAGCTGATGAGGGCGTGGCGCCAGCAGGGGATGTCCACGGTGCCGTCTTCCGCCACCTGGGTGCCGGTGTCCTCGGCGTAGAGGCCCAGTTGGGTGGCCTCGGCGACGCTGACGCGCTTCACCGCCGCCAGCTCCTTGAACGCGTGCTGCATCTGCGGAATGGAGTTGCAATCCAGGTCGATCTGCATCCAGCTTTCCGCGTGCAGCTTGTATTCGCTCAACGGCATATCGTTGAGGCGGGTGTCGATGGACAGCAGGCGGATGTAACTGCCGTGGGCCTTGTCGAAAAAGATTTCCGTCGGGCACATGGTGGTGCGGCCGGGCGAGGAGGGCAGCAGGCGTACGCCGGTCTGGGCGAAGAAGAGGGCGTTGATCAGTTCCGTTTTGCCGCGGGAAAATTCGGCGGCGAAGGCGACGGTGATGCGGTCCGACATCAGGCTGTGCAGCATGCTGGTGATGCTTTCGTCTTCCTGCGGCGAGCCGAGGCCGTATTTGTCCAGCCACGCCCGGTAGCTCTGCAATGCCTGGGCGATTTGGCCGCGCCATTCCCGGTAGGCGTGCAGTCTTTCTTGTATTTGGTCGTCGCTCATCGTCCGTTCTCGCTCTTGGGGCGGTTTACCTGGGTATGAGGCCGCCGGATTTGCCGATTAGTGTAATCTACGCCGCCTTTATTTGTGTGACCTCGGCCAAAAACTGGGGCCACAGCCGAGTGCCCGTGATGCGCACCCTTTTTTCCCGTCCGGTCTCGCCGGACAGCAATTGAACCTGGCTTTTCGCCACCCGGAAGGTTTTCGCCAGGAACGCCAGCAAATGCTCGTTGGCTTTGCCGTCCACCGGCGGGGCGGTGATGCGGACTTTCAAGCGGTCTCCCTGGATGCCGGCGAACTGGTCGCGGCTGGCCTTGGGTTGGATGCGCAACGCCAGGGTCACCTCGTCGTCCCGGCATTCGTACCAGGACGCCATCATCCCACCAGGCGGAACAGCTGTTGCAGCGGCGGCAGCAGCAACATGCGGGCCAGTTCCAGCGCCATCAACACGGCGATGGGGGAGAGGTCCAGGCCGCCGATGGCCGGCAACAGGCGCCGGGCCGGCTGCAGCAAGGGTTCGGACAGGCTGTAGAGCAAGGACGCCAGCGGGCTGTGGCTGTGGGGCGCGACCCAGGAAATCACCGCGCTGCCGATGATCACGCCGACGTATAGGTCGATGGCCAGTTCCAGCGAGCGCATGACGGCCAGCACCCCTATCGCGGCGGGGGAGGGAAGGCTCATGCCTTGCAGGCTGAGCAGCACGGCCACGGCGGCGATCTGCAGCAGCAGCATCAACACCAGGGAGGCGGTGTCGAAGCGGCCCACGGACGGAATCATCCGGCGCATCGGACGCAGCACCGGCTGGGTGGTTTTGACCAGGAACTGGCAGATGGGGTTGTAATAGTCGGCCCGCACCAGTTGCAGGATCAGGCGCAGCATCACCGCGCCGGTGGCGAGGGTCGCCAGGGCGTGGACGATAAAGTGCAGGGGCGCCAGCCAGTAATCCGTTTCCATCATTGCGCACCGAACTGGTTGGACATCTCCACCGAACGCCGCTCGGCGGCCAGCATGGCGTTGCGCGCCAACTCCCGCAGACCGCCTTCCTCGAACGTGCGGATGGCTTGTTCGGTGGTGCCGCCGGGGGAAGTGACGCGGCGGCGCAGCTCGGCCGGCGTTTCCGCCGATTCCATGGCGATCTTGGCGGCGCCCAAGGCGGTTTGCTGGGTCAGCAAACGGGCGGTGCGGTCGTCCAGGCCCAGCTCCCTTCCGGCGCTTTCCATGGCCTCCATGAACAGGAAGAAATAGGCCGGGCCGCTGCCGGACAGGGCGGTGACGGCGTCCAGCAGGTTTTCGTCGTCCACCCACACCGTCAAGCCCACCGCGCGCATGACGCTTTCGGCGGATTCCCGCTGGCTCTTGCCGGCGCGGGCGTTGGCGTAGAGGGCCGTGGCGCCGGTTTTCACCAGGGCCGGGGTGTTGGGCATGCAGCGCACGATGGCGGTTTCCTCGCCCAGCCAGCGTTGCAAGTCCGCCGCCCGCACGCCGGCGGCGATGGAGACCACCAGCGATTTGCGCGCCTGCACCGCCGCCGCGATGTCTTTCGCCACGCCGGCTAGCACCTGGGGCTTGACCGCCAGCACCACGATGTCGCATTGCGCTACCGTGCTTTGGTTGTCGGCGCTGGTGTTGACGTGAAACTGTTCCTTCAGCTCGGCCAGCTTGTTTTGGTCCAGGTCCGTCACCCAGATTTTCTGGGCCGAGAAACCGTCGGCGACCAGGCCGCCGATGAGGGCGTGGGCCATATTGCCGCCGCCGATAAAGCCTATGGTTTGTTGTTTCATGGGCCGGGCCCGTGCTCCGCAGTACTGGAAATAAAGGATCGGTGCATTCTAGCGCAGTGCCTGGCCGCCCGCAGCATCGCCGCCGTCCTTGCCGTAGTCGCGCCGGCCGAAAATGGCGGTGCCGATGCGCACCAGGGTGGCGCCTTCCTGCACCGCCGCTTCCAGGTCGTCGGTCATGCCCATGGATAGGGTGTCCAGGCCCAGGCTGGCTTGCAGCGGTTGCAGCAGCGTCCGCAACTGGGCGAAGGGGCGTCTTTGCTGGTGCGGATCGTCGCAAGGGGCGGGGATGGCCATCAGGCCGCGCAGGCGCAAACGGGGCAGGGCGGCCACCGCCGCCGCCAACTCGGCCGCCTCGCCGGGCGAGACGCCGGACTTGCTGTCTTCGCCGCTGACGTTCACTTGCAGGCACACATTGAGGGGCGGCAGGTAGGCCGGCCGTTGCTCGCTCAAGCGCTGGGCGATTTTGAGCCGGTCCACGCTGTGCACCCAGTGGAAGTGCTGGGCGATGGGGCGGGTTTTGTTGGACTGGATCGGGCCGATGAAATGCCAGGTGATGTCGCAGTGGCCGAGCCGGGCCTGCTTGTCCAGGGCCTCCTGCAGGTAGTTCTCGCCGAAGTGGCGCTGGCCCAGGCGGTAGGCGGCGGCCAAGGTTTCCGCCGGATGGGTTTTGCTCACCGCCACCAGCCGGGCGTCGCCGGCGCGGCGCCCGGCGGCGAGTTCGGCCGCCAGCAGGCGCGACTTGACGGCGGCCAAGCGCTGTTCCAATGGATTCATGGGGGAAAACCTTTTTGTCTATACTGTGGCCGGCGTTTGCTGCGGGGGCTTTTCGCGTCAACCCGAGGGGTGCGCCGACGCCATCGACGTTTTAATTTTCAGTCTACCAATAACCCGCAGGGTGATCGTATGGATATAGCCGAGCTGCTTACCTTTTCCGTCAAAAACGGTGCGTCCGACTTGCACCTGTCGGCGGGCATGCCGCCCATGATTCGCGTCGACGGCGACATGCGCAAGATCAACGTGCCGCCGCTGGACCATAAGCAGACCCACGCGCTGATCTACGACATCATGAACGACAAGCAGCGGCGCGATTACGAAGAGTTCCTGGAAACGGACTTCTCCTTCGAGCTGCCCAACGTGGCCCGCTTCCGCGTCAACGCCTTCAACCAGGATCGCGGCGCCGCCGGGGTGTTCCGTACCATCCCGTCGAAAATCCTCAGCCTGGAGCAACTCAACTGTCCGTCGTCCTTCGCCGAGTTCGCCGCTTTCCCGCGCGGCCTGGTGCTGGTGACGGGCCCCACCGGTTCCGGCAAGTCCACCACCCTGGCGGCCATGATCAACCACATCAACGAAAACGATTATTCCCACATCCTCACGGTGGAGGACCCCATCGAATTCGTGCACCAAAGCAAGAAAAGCCTCATCAACCAGCGCGAGGTGCACCGCGACACCCTGGGTTTCAACGAGGCGTTGCGCTCGGCCCTGCGCGAAGATCCGGACGTGATCCTGGTGGGCGAAATGCGCGACTTGGAAACCATCCGCCTGGCCATGACCGCCGCCGAAACCGGCCACTTGGTATTCGGCACCCTGCACACCACCTCGGCGGCCAAGACCATCAACCGTATCATCGACGTGTTCCCGGCGGCGGAAAAAGACATGGTGCGCTCCATGCTGTCCGAATCCCTGCAAGCGGTGATTTCCCAGACCCTGCTGAAAAAAGCCGAGGGCGGCCGCGTGGCGGCGCACGAAATCATGGTGGGCACCCCGGCCATCCGCAACCTGATCCGCGAGGACAAGGTGGCGCAGATGTATTCCGCCATCCAGACCGGCCGCAAGGAAGGCATGCAGACCTTGGATCAATGCCTGCAAGAACTGG
This window harbors:
- a CDS encoding dynamin family protein, encoding MSDDQIQERLHAYREWRGQIAQALQSYRAWLDKYGLGSPQEDESITSMLHSLMSDRITVAFAAEFSRGKTELINALFFAQTGVRLLPSSPGRTTMCPTEIFFDKAHGSYIRLLSIDTRLNDMPLSEYKLHAESWMQIDLDCNSIPQMQHAFKELAAVKRVSVAEATQLGLYAEDTGTQVAEDGTVDIPCWRHALISFPHPLLQEGLTILDTPGLNALGSEPELTLSMLPSAQAVVFVLAADTGVTKSDMDMWQNHVRGFGASRSRGLAVVLNKIDAMWDELQDETALERTIHKQVDSTAKILEVDEKAIFPISAKQALLAKIKHDPALLGKSRLPSLERYLGDDVVSQRRTIMMNVVNDKVGGLVQDSANVLAAQIKELDKQLADLRGVDSNNHATIKGLMVETREQQGRYMTSVEDFQASRRVLSVQARMLVDSLSLERVDGIIKQTRRDMASSLTTIGMKGVMKKVLDDLHAIANRAGDIAGETQQLVQAIYKKFEEEHGFAAAKPVQFSMRKYQLDLEQLFAEGEAFRNSASAALLEQSVVIQRLYGTVVARARDIIVQANKDATNWGAMVLSPLVLQIKDHKKAIETRLEMLRKISESTQTLDETIAELEQQLAPLRQQYGELEDVLNALRGGAEIPQKAAA
- a CDS encoding DUF167 family protein, which produces MASWYECRDDEVTLALRIQPKASRDQFAGIQGDRLKVRITAPPVDGKANEHLLAFLAKTFRVAKSQVQLLSGETGREKRVRITGTRLWPQFLAEVTQIKAA
- a CDS encoding YggT family protein; translation: METDYWLAPLHFIVHALATLATGAVMLRLILQLVRADYYNPICQFLVKTTQPVLRPMRRMIPSVGRFDTASLVLMLLLQIAAVAVLLSLQGMSLPSPAAIGVLAVMRSLELAIDLYVGVIIGSAVISWVAPHSHSPLASLLYSLSEPLLQPARRLLPAIGGLDLSPIAVLMALELARMLLLPPLQQLFRLVG
- the proC gene encoding pyrroline-5-carboxylate reductase — its product is MKQQTIGFIGGGNMAHALIGGLVADGFSAQKIWVTDLDQNKLAELKEQFHVNTSADNQSTVAQCDIVVLAVKPQVLAGVAKDIAAAVQARKSLVVSIAAGVRAADLQRWLGEETAIVRCMPNTPALVKTGATALYANARAGKSQRESAESVMRAVGLTVWVDDENLLDAVTALSGSGPAYFFLFMEAMESAGRELGLDDRTARLLTQQTALGAAKIAMESAETPAELRRRVTSPGGTTEQAIRTFEEGGLRELARNAMLAAERRSVEMSNQFGAQ
- a CDS encoding YggS family pyridoxal phosphate-dependent enzyme, with amino-acid sequence MNPLEQRLAAVKSRLLAAELAAGRRAGDARLVAVSKTHPAETLAAAYRLGQRHFGENYLQEALDKQARLGHCDITWHFIGPIQSNKTRPIAQHFHWVHSVDRLKIAQRLSEQRPAYLPPLNVCLQVNVSGEDSKSGVSPGEAAELAAAVAALPRLRLRGLMAIPAPCDDPHQQRRPFAQLRTLLQPLQASLGLDTLSMGMTDDLEAAVQEGATLVRIGTAIFGRRDYGKDGGDAAGGQALR
- a CDS encoding type IV pilus twitching motility protein PilT, encoding MDIAELLTFSVKNGASDLHLSAGMPPMIRVDGDMRKINVPPLDHKQTHALIYDIMNDKQRRDYEEFLETDFSFELPNVARFRVNAFNQDRGAAGVFRTIPSKILSLEQLNCPSSFAEFAAFPRGLVLVTGPTGSGKSTTLAAMINHINENDYSHILTVEDPIEFVHQSKKSLINQREVHRDTLGFNEALRSALREDPDVILVGEMRDLETIRLAMTAAETGHLVFGTLHTTSAAKTINRIIDVFPAAEKDMVRSMLSESLQAVISQTLLKKAEGGRVAAHEIMVGTPAIRNLIREDKVAQMYSAIQTGRKEGMQTLDQCLQELVDKRLVTKNAAREKAANKSAFM